A genome region from Dickeya chrysanthemi NCPPB 402 includes the following:
- the sdhD gene encoding succinate dehydrogenase membrane anchor subunit codes for MVSNASALGRNGVHDWLLIRASAIVIVLYILYIVGFVASAGHITYEVWRGFFAMHLTKVFTLLTLFAILVHAWIGMWQVLTDYIKPLAIRLTLQLAIVVALLVYVIYGTVVVWGA; via the coding sequence ATGGTAAGCAATGCCTCCGCATTGGGGCGTAATGGCGTACACGATTGGTTGTTAATTCGCGCTTCTGCCATCGTCATCGTGCTGTATATCCTTTATATCGTTGGTTTTGTGGCCAGCGCCGGCCACATCACATATGAAGTCTGGCGTGGTTTCTTCGCTATGCATCTCACCAAGGTGTTCACCCTGCTGACTTTGTTCGCCATTCTGGTCCATGCCTGGATCGGGATGTGGCAGGTGTTGACTGACTACATCAAACCGCTGGCTATTCGGCTGACCTTACAGCTGGCTATTGTGGTCGCGTTGTTGGTGTATGTCATTTATGGAACTGTTGTGGTGTGGGGTGCGTAA
- a CDS encoding citrate synthase, which translates to MADKKATLTIDGKEAIELNVLSGTLGNDEIDIRSLGSKGYFTFDPGFTSTASCESKITYIDGDVGVLLHRGYPIAQLAEKSNYLEVCYILLFGEAPTQEQYDTFKTTVTRHTMIHEQITRLFHGFRRDSHPMAVLCGVTGALAAFYHDSLDIGNERHREIAAYRLLSKMPTVAAMCYKYSIGQPFVYPRNDLSYAGNFLHMMFSTPCEEYVVNPVLERAMDRILILHADHEQNASTSTVRTAGSSGANPFACIAAGIASLWGPAHGGANEACLRMLEEISSVEHIPAFIKRAKDKNDSFRLMGFGHRVYKNYDPRATVMRQTCHEVLKELGTKDDLLEVAMELENIALNDPYFIERKLYPNVDFYSGIILKAMGIPSTMFTVIFAMARTVGWIAHWSEMHGEGLKIARPRQLYTGHTERNFEPVITKR; encoded by the coding sequence ATGGCTGATAAAAAAGCAACGCTTACGATAGACGGCAAAGAAGCGATTGAGCTGAATGTCTTGTCTGGTACGCTCGGCAACGATGAAATTGATATTCGTAGCCTTGGTTCTAAAGGTTATTTCACGTTTGACCCCGGTTTCACCTCCACCGCATCCTGCGAATCCAAAATCACTTACATTGACGGCGACGTGGGCGTACTGCTGCACCGCGGCTATCCGATTGCGCAACTGGCGGAAAAATCCAATTATCTGGAAGTCTGTTATATCCTGTTGTTCGGCGAAGCGCCGACGCAAGAACAGTATGACACCTTCAAGACCACCGTTACCCGTCACACGATGATTCACGAGCAGATCACCCGCTTGTTCCACGGCTTCCGTCGTGACTCTCATCCCATGGCGGTATTGTGCGGCGTAACGGGTGCGCTGGCGGCCTTCTACCATGATTCGCTGGACATCGGCAACGAGCGTCACCGTGAGATTGCCGCTTATCGTCTGCTGTCGAAAATGCCGACCGTCGCTGCGATGTGCTACAAATACTCTATCGGCCAGCCGTTTGTTTATCCGCGCAATGACCTGTCCTATGCCGGTAACTTCCTGCACATGATGTTCTCCACCCCGTGTGAGGAATATGTGGTGAATCCGGTATTGGAACGCGCGATGGACCGCATCCTGATCCTGCATGCCGACCATGAGCAAAACGCCTCCACCTCCACCGTACGTACCGCAGGCTCTTCCGGTGCCAACCCGTTCGCCTGTATCGCCGCCGGTATCGCGTCGCTATGGGGGCCGGCACACGGCGGCGCCAACGAGGCTTGTCTGCGTATGCTGGAAGAAATCAGCTCAGTGGAGCACATTCCGGCGTTCATTAAACGCGCTAAAGACAAGAACGACTCGTTCCGTCTAATGGGCTTCGGCCACCGTGTATATAAGAACTACGATCCGCGTGCGACGGTTATGCGTCAAACCTGTCACGAAGTGCTGAAAGAACTGGGCACCAAAGATGACCTGCTGGAAGTGGCGATGGAGCTGGAAAACATCGCGCTGAACGACCCGTACTTCATCGAGCGTAAACTCTACCCCAACGTAGACTTCTACTCCGGCATCATCCTGAAAGCCATGGGCATTCCGTCCACCATGTTCACGGTGATTTTCGCGATGGCGCGTACTGTTGGCTGGATTGCCCACTGGAGCGAAATGCACGGCGAAGGGCTGAAAATCGCCCGTCCGCGCCAGTTGTACACCGGTCATACCGAACGCAATTTCGAACCGGTTATCACCAAGCGCTAA
- a CDS encoding succinate dehydrogenase iron-sulfur subunit, producing the protein MKVEFSIYRYNPDVDSAPRMQDYTLEAEEGRDMMLLDALILLKEQDPTLAFRRSCREGVCGSDGLNMNGKNGLACITPVSTLRNGNNKIVIRPLPGLPVVRDLVVDMGQFYAQYEKIKPYLLNNGQNPPAREHLQSPQQREKLDGLYECIMCACCSTSCPSFWWNPDKFIGPAGLLAAYRFLIDSRDTETKSRLDDLNDAFSVFRCHSIMNCVSVCPKGLNPTRAIGHIKSMLLQRSA; encoded by the coding sequence ATGAAAGTTGAATTTTCCATTTATCGTTACAACCCGGATGTCGATAGCGCCCCGCGCATGCAGGACTATACGCTGGAGGCGGAAGAAGGCCGCGACATGATGCTGTTGGATGCGTTGATTCTCCTGAAAGAGCAGGACCCGACGCTGGCATTTCGTCGTTCCTGCCGTGAAGGCGTGTGCGGTTCCGACGGCCTGAACATGAATGGCAAGAATGGCTTGGCGTGTATCACCCCAGTATCCACCCTACGCAATGGTAATAACAAAATTGTGATCCGTCCCTTGCCGGGGTTGCCGGTGGTGCGCGATTTGGTGGTAGACATGGGGCAGTTCTACGCCCAATATGAGAAAATTAAGCCTTACCTGTTGAATAATGGGCAAAATCCGCCTGCTCGCGAGCATTTGCAATCGCCGCAGCAGCGGGAAAAACTGGACGGGTTGTATGAGTGCATTATGTGCGCTTGCTGTTCTACATCCTGTCCGTCGTTCTGGTGGAACCCGGATAAGTTTATCGGGCCTGCCGGTCTGCTGGCTGCCTACCGTTTCCTGATCGATAGCCGTGATACGGAAACGAAATCGCGTCTGGATGACCTGAACGATGCTTTCAGTGTATTCCGTTGTCACAGCATCATGAACTGCGTCAGCGTTTGCCCGAAAGGGCTGAACCCGACGCGTGCCATTGGGCATATCAAGTCGATGTTGTTGCAGCGTAGCGCCTGA
- the pxpA gene encoding 5-oxoprolinase subunit PxpA → MVIDLNADLGEGGQHDEALLQLVSSANIACGFHAGDASLMRQSVRWAIQYGVAIGAHPSFFDRENFGRTAMNVPPETVYAQVLYQIGALAAIVKAEGARLFHVKPHGMLYNQAARDPALADAIARAVAAVDSSLCLVGLAGSELTRAGKRAGLKTRQEVFADRSYQADGSLVPRDQPSAVISSDELALAQTLEMVLRQRVRAGNGSWVAVQAETVCLHGDNAHALLFARRLRESFVQYGIQVTAR, encoded by the coding sequence ATGGTAATTGACCTGAACGCCGACCTGGGTGAAGGCGGGCAACATGACGAGGCGCTGTTACAGCTGGTGTCTTCCGCTAACATCGCCTGTGGTTTCCATGCCGGAGACGCCAGTCTGATGCGCCAGTCGGTGCGTTGGGCTATCCAGTATGGCGTGGCGATCGGTGCTCACCCGAGTTTTTTCGATCGTGAAAACTTCGGCCGGACGGCCATGAATGTACCGCCGGAAACGGTGTATGCACAGGTGCTGTACCAGATTGGCGCACTGGCGGCGATCGTCAAGGCGGAAGGTGCGCGTCTGTTTCATGTTAAACCACATGGCATGCTTTACAATCAGGCGGCGCGTGACCCCGCGCTGGCGGATGCGATTGCCCGTGCCGTCGCGGCAGTTGACTCGTCATTGTGTCTGGTCGGGTTGGCGGGCAGTGAGTTGACTCGTGCCGGCAAACGAGCCGGGTTGAAAACCCGCCAGGAGGTGTTCGCTGACCGCAGCTATCAGGCGGATGGTTCGCTGGTGCCGCGTGATCAGCCTTCTGCCGTGATCAGCAGCGATGAGCTGGCGCTGGCTCAGACGCTGGAAATGGTGTTGCGTCAGCGGGTTCGTGCCGGCAATGGCAGTTGGGTTGCGGTGCAGGCGGAAACGGTCTGCCTGCATGGCGATAACGCGCATGCACTGCTTTTTGCCCGTCGACTCAGGGAGAGTTTCGTCCAATACGGTATACAGGTTACGGCACGCTAA
- a CDS encoding type 2 GTP cyclohydrolase I has protein sequence MRNTELESLINGFLNVAAFQDYGPNGLQVEGRSEVRRIVTGVTACQALLDAAVAQQADAVLVHHGYFWRNEPAVVRGMKRRRLKTLLVNDLNLYGYHLPLDAHPDVGNNARLAAMLDIRTLGEIESLLPYGELAQPCSGDDLRRKLEAVLERPVLHCGDNAPAQIRRVAWCTGGGQGFIDQAADFGVDAFITGEVSEKTIHTAREMGLHFYAAGHHATERAGIRALGEWLASQHGFEVTFIDIANPA, from the coding sequence ATGCGTAATACCGAACTGGAAAGCCTGATTAACGGTTTTCTTAATGTAGCGGCGTTTCAGGATTACGGCCCGAATGGGTTACAGGTGGAAGGGCGCAGCGAGGTTCGGCGCATCGTTACCGGCGTGACGGCTTGTCAGGCATTGCTGGATGCCGCCGTGGCGCAGCAGGCCGATGCCGTGCTGGTTCATCATGGCTATTTCTGGCGCAACGAGCCTGCGGTAGTACGCGGCATGAAACGCCGGCGTCTGAAAACCCTGCTGGTTAATGATCTCAATTTGTATGGCTATCACCTGCCGCTGGATGCTCATCCCGACGTGGGGAACAACGCCCGGCTGGCCGCGATGCTGGACATTCGGACACTGGGTGAAATTGAATCGCTGTTGCCATACGGCGAGCTGGCTCAGCCTTGCAGCGGTGACGATTTGCGCCGCAAGCTGGAGGCGGTGCTGGAACGACCGGTGCTGCATTGCGGCGATAACGCACCTGCGCAGATCCGGCGCGTTGCCTGGTGTACCGGCGGCGGACAAGGTTTTATCGACCAGGCGGCGGACTTCGGCGTCGACGCCTTCATCACCGGCGAAGTGTCGGAGAAAACCATTCATACCGCCCGTGAGATGGGGTTGCATTTCTATGCCGCCGGGCATCACGCGACCGAGCGAGCCGGTATCCGCGCCTTAGGCGAGTGGCTGGCGTCGCAACACGGTTTTGAGGTGACATTCATCGATATTGCTAATCCGGCGTAA
- the pxpB gene encoding 5-oxoprolinase subunit PxpB, whose protein sequence is MQRARCYLLGERAVVLELEPPLRLESQQRIWGLAERLAEHDEVSEVIPGMNNLTVVLSNPHQQALDAIERLQRWWEESESFLEVQPREVNIPVMYGGEQGPDLKVVAEHCGMTPQQVVERHAAGRYTVYFLGFQPGFPYLGGLDEALSTPRRAEPRVRVPAGSVAIGGNQTGIYPLSTPGGWQLIGRTSLALFQPTQMPPVLLRPGDQVRFVPQREGIC, encoded by the coding sequence ATGCAACGCGCACGCTGTTATTTATTGGGCGAGAGGGCGGTAGTGCTGGAGCTGGAACCACCGCTACGGCTGGAAAGCCAGCAACGGATCTGGGGGCTGGCGGAACGGTTGGCTGAACATGACGAGGTCAGTGAAGTCATTCCCGGCATGAATAACCTGACGGTGGTGCTGAGCAACCCGCACCAGCAGGCGCTGGATGCCATTGAACGGTTGCAGCGTTGGTGGGAAGAGAGTGAATCTTTCCTCGAGGTGCAGCCACGTGAAGTCAACATTCCGGTGATGTATGGCGGCGAACAGGGGCCGGATTTGAAGGTCGTGGCGGAACATTGCGGCATGACGCCGCAGCAGGTGGTGGAACGTCATGCCGCCGGGCGCTATACCGTCTATTTCCTTGGTTTCCAGCCCGGGTTTCCCTATCTCGGCGGGCTGGATGAGGCGTTGTCCACACCGCGCCGCGCCGAGCCGCGCGTACGAGTGCCTGCCGGGTCGGTAGCGATTGGCGGCAATCAGACCGGGATTTATCCACTCAGTACGCCGGGCGGCTGGCAACTGATTGGCCGGACATCGCTGGCACTGTTTCAGCCGACGCAAATGCCGCCTGTGTTGCTAAGGCCAGGGGACCAGGTACGCTTCGTACCGCAGCGGGAGGGAATATGCTGA
- the kdpF gene encoding K(+)-transporting ATPase subunit F, which translates to MVSGMLVVLLLVYLFYALLNAEEF; encoded by the coding sequence GTGGTAAGCGGTATGCTGGTAGTACTACTGCTGGTTTATCTTTTTTATGCATTGCTTAACGCGGAGGAATTCTGA
- the phrB gene encoding deoxyribodipyrimidine photo-lyase, translated as MTTHLVWFRHDLRLTDNLALHAACQDPEARVEAVFIAMPQQWASHEMAPCQAAFLLSNLRCLQQALQEKGIPLHYHQCDDFAASVRWLTAFCREHQVTRLFYNRQYEWNERRRDEQLEQALAGVTDCYAFDDSLLLPPGSVVTGSGDMYKVFTPFRAAFIKRLQQQDVGSVPAPVARHQGEFTLVPLAPFNYPQADVHADFPVGESAALQRLRQFCREQAAFYHERRDLPAQAATSKLSPYLALGILSPRQCFNRLRMEHPDWLARPESGAFTWFNELVWREFYRHLLVFSPSLCKHQPFIGWTRKVVWRHAPDELAAWQRGETGYPIVDAAMRQLNQTGWMHNRLRMICASFLVKDLLIDWRAGERYFMSRLLDGDLAANNGGWQWAASTGTDAAPYFRIFNPTTQGERFDPEGEFIRRWVPELAQIPGKAVHQPHDWAIRQHRRIDYPAPIVDHKQARTRTLAAFEAAKKSETA; from the coding sequence ATGACCACACATTTGGTTTGGTTTCGTCACGATTTACGCCTTACCGATAATCTGGCGTTGCACGCCGCTTGCCAGGATCCTGAAGCACGGGTTGAAGCGGTGTTTATCGCGATGCCGCAACAGTGGGCCAGCCATGAGATGGCGCCGTGTCAGGCGGCTTTCCTGCTGAGTAATTTGCGCTGTTTGCAACAGGCGCTACAGGAGAAAGGCATTCCACTGCACTACCACCAGTGCGATGATTTTGCCGCCAGCGTGCGCTGGCTGACTGCTTTCTGCCGCGAGCATCAGGTGACGCGGCTGTTTTACAACCGCCAGTACGAGTGGAATGAGCGCCGGCGTGATGAGCAACTGGAACAGGCGCTGGCAGGCGTGACCGATTGCTATGCTTTTGACGACAGTCTGCTGTTGCCGCCCGGCAGCGTGGTGACCGGCTCCGGCGACATGTACAAAGTGTTTACCCCATTTCGCGCCGCCTTTATCAAACGTCTGCAACAACAGGATGTCGGCTCGGTGCCGGCGCCGGTTGCCCGCCATCAGGGGGAGTTCACACTCGTGCCGCTGGCGCCGTTCAACTATCCGCAAGCCGATGTTCATGCTGATTTTCCCGTTGGCGAATCGGCCGCGTTACAACGCCTGCGGCAGTTTTGCCGTGAACAGGCGGCGTTCTACCATGAGCGACGTGATCTGCCCGCGCAGGCCGCTACCAGCAAGTTGTCGCCGTATTTAGCGTTGGGTATCTTGTCGCCACGTCAGTGTTTCAATCGGTTACGAATGGAGCACCCGGATTGGCTGGCCCGGCCGGAAAGCGGTGCGTTCACCTGGTTCAACGAGCTGGTGTGGCGCGAGTTTTACCGCCACCTGCTGGTATTCAGCCCGTCGCTGTGTAAGCACCAGCCGTTTATTGGCTGGACGCGTAAGGTCGTCTGGCGCCATGCGCCGGACGAACTGGCGGCGTGGCAGCGAGGGGAAACCGGGTATCCCATCGTTGACGCGGCGATGCGCCAGTTAAACCAGACCGGCTGGATGCACAACCGGCTACGTATGATTTGCGCCAGTTTTCTGGTGAAAGATCTGTTGATCGACTGGCGTGCAGGCGAACGTTATTTTATGAGCCGTTTACTGGATGGCGATCTGGCGGCCAATAACGGCGGCTGGCAGTGGGCTGCTTCCACCGGCACCGACGCCGCGCCTTATTTCCGTATTTTTAATCCGACCACACAGGGCGAACGTTTCGACCCGGAAGGTGAGTTTATCCGACGGTGGGTGCCGGAGCTGGCGCAGATTCCGGGGAAAGCCGTGCATCAACCTCACGATTGGGCGATACGCCAGCACCGACGCATTGATTATCCGGCGCCGATTGTTGACCATAAACAAGCGCGCACCCGCACCCTGGCGGCATTCGAGGCCGCCAAAAAGAGTGAAACGGCATGA
- the pxpC gene encoding 5-oxoprolinase subunit PxpC encodes MLKIIRAGLQTTVQDLGRPGWRRLGISQCGALDSPALKLANLLVGNDENAAALEITLGQLVVTFTTPCWIALSGADCHAALDGKTLWTGWCFAVQRGQTLRLRSPRNGMRSYLAVSGGIAVPEVLGSRSTDLTAGIGGLAGRPLAEGDELPLGVPRRLPSRSVGVKQLLFSNRVRVLPGPEYQEFSEEARDDFWRTGWHLSPQSNRMGYRLLGPTLKREKQREMLSHGLLPGVIQVPHNGKPIVLMADAQTTGGYPRIGCVIDADLYNMAQLRLGEPVHFIRCSLDEAQRAWQEQQRYLDQLAWRLHGN; translated from the coding sequence ATGCTGAAGATTATCCGGGCAGGATTACAGACCACCGTGCAGGATCTCGGGCGTCCGGGGTGGCGTCGGTTGGGGATCAGTCAGTGCGGCGCGCTGGATAGTCCGGCATTAAAACTCGCTAACTTGCTAGTAGGCAATGATGAGAACGCGGCGGCGCTGGAAATCACATTAGGGCAACTGGTGGTCACGTTTACCACGCCATGCTGGATTGCGTTGAGCGGAGCGGACTGCCATGCCGCGCTGGATGGCAAGACGTTGTGGACCGGCTGGTGTTTCGCCGTACAACGGGGGCAGACGCTACGCCTGCGCTCACCGCGCAACGGTATGCGCAGCTATCTGGCGGTATCCGGGGGCATTGCGGTGCCGGAAGTGCTGGGATCCCGCAGTACCGATTTAACTGCCGGGATCGGCGGGCTGGCAGGACGCCCGCTGGCGGAGGGGGATGAGCTGCCGCTGGGCGTGCCGCGGCGCTTACCCAGCCGTTCGGTCGGCGTTAAGCAACTGCTGTTCAGCAACCGGGTGCGAGTATTGCCGGGGCCGGAATATCAGGAATTTAGTGAAGAGGCGCGCGATGATTTCTGGCGTACCGGCTGGCATCTGAGCCCACAGAGTAACCGCATGGGCTACCGCCTGCTGGGGCCGACGTTGAAGCGTGAAAAACAGCGGGAAATGTTGTCGCACGGCTTGCTGCCGGGGGTTATTCAGGTACCGCATAACGGTAAACCGATCGTATTGATGGCCGATGCACAGACTACTGGCGGTTATCCGCGTATTGGCTGTGTCATTGATGCCGATTTATACAATATGGCGCAGTTACGTTTAGGGGAGCCGGTTCACTTTATCCGCTGTTCGCTGGATGAGGCTCAGCGAGCATGGCAGGAGCAGCAACGTTATCTGGATCAATTGGCCTGGAGGTTACATGGTAATTGA
- the sdhA gene encoding succinate dehydrogenase flavoprotein subunit, with protein sequence MNLPVREFDAVVVGAGGAGMRAALQISQMGLSCALLSKVFPTRSHTVSAQGGITVALGNSHEDNWEWHMYDTVKGSDYIGDQDAIEYMCKTGPEAILELEHMGLPFSRLDDGRIYQRPFGGQSKNFGGEQAARTAAAADRTGHALLHTLYQQNLKNHTTIFSEWYALDLVKNQDGAVVGCTAICIETGEVVYFKARATVLATGGAGRIYQSTTNAHINTGDGVGMALRAGVPVQDMEMWQFHPTGIAGAGVLVTEGCRGEGGYLLNKHGERFMERYAPNAKDLAGRDVVARSIMIEIREGRGCDGPWGPHAKLKLDHLGKEVLESRLPGILELSRTFAHVDPVKEPIPVIPTCHYMMGGIPTKVTGQALTVNEKGEDEVIPGLFAVGEIACVSVHGANRLGGNSLLDLVVFGRSAGMHLQESLAEQGVTRDAGDSDIEASLDRLNRWNNTRSGEDPVEIRKALQSCMQNNFSVFREGDAMAKGLDELKVIRERLKNARLDDTSSEFNTQRIECLELDNLMETAYATAVSANFRTESRGAHSRFDYPDRDDENWLCHSLYQPQTESMTRREVNMQPKLRPAFPPKVRTY encoded by the coding sequence ATGAATTTGCCAGTCAGAGAGTTTGATGCCGTTGTTGTCGGTGCAGGCGGTGCAGGTATGCGCGCTGCGCTGCAGATTTCCCAAATGGGGTTGTCTTGCGCCTTATTATCAAAAGTGTTCCCGACTCGTTCTCATACTGTATCCGCTCAGGGCGGCATTACGGTAGCGCTAGGCAATAGCCACGAGGATAACTGGGAATGGCACATGTATGACACCGTAAAAGGCTCCGACTATATCGGTGACCAGGACGCGATTGAATATATGTGTAAAACAGGCCCGGAAGCGATTCTGGAACTGGAACATATGGGATTGCCGTTCTCCCGTCTGGATGATGGCCGCATTTATCAGCGTCCGTTCGGCGGTCAGTCCAAGAATTTCGGCGGCGAGCAGGCTGCCCGTACCGCGGCGGCGGCGGACCGTACCGGCCATGCGCTGTTGCATACGCTGTATCAGCAGAACCTGAAAAACCACACCACCATTTTTTCCGAATGGTATGCGTTGGATCTGGTGAAAAACCAGGATGGCGCGGTGGTCGGTTGTACGGCTATCTGTATTGAAACCGGCGAAGTGGTTTATTTCAAAGCCCGTGCCACGGTGCTGGCAACCGGCGGCGCCGGCCGTATTTATCAATCCACTACCAATGCTCACATCAACACCGGCGACGGCGTCGGTATGGCGCTGCGTGCCGGTGTACCGGTGCAGGACATGGAAATGTGGCAGTTCCACCCGACCGGCATCGCCGGCGCCGGTGTGCTGGTGACCGAAGGTTGCCGCGGTGAGGGCGGTTACCTGTTGAACAAACACGGTGAGCGTTTTATGGAACGCTATGCGCCTAACGCTAAAGATCTGGCAGGGCGTGACGTGGTGGCTCGCTCCATCATGATTGAAATCCGTGAGGGGCGTGGCTGTGATGGTCCTTGGGGGCCGCATGCCAAGCTGAAACTCGATCACCTGGGCAAAGAGGTGCTTGAGTCTCGTCTGCCGGGAATTCTGGAGCTGTCTCGTACATTTGCCCACGTCGACCCGGTGAAAGAGCCGATTCCGGTTATCCCGACTTGCCACTATATGATGGGCGGTATCCCAACCAAAGTAACGGGACAAGCGCTGACGGTGAACGAGAAGGGCGAGGACGAGGTGATCCCAGGTCTGTTCGCTGTGGGTGAAATCGCCTGTGTATCGGTGCACGGTGCTAACCGTTTAGGCGGCAACTCGTTACTGGACTTGGTGGTATTCGGTCGTTCCGCCGGTATGCACCTGCAGGAGTCTCTGGCTGAACAAGGCGTTACCCGTGATGCCGGCGATTCCGATATCGAAGCCTCGCTGGACAGACTTAACCGTTGGAACAACACGCGTTCCGGTGAAGATCCGGTAGAAATCCGTAAAGCGTTGCAGTCTTGTATGCAGAACAACTTCTCGGTGTTCCGCGAAGGCGATGCGATGGCGAAGGGGCTGGACGAGTTGAAAGTGATTCGCGAACGTCTCAAAAACGCCCGTCTGGACGACACATCAAGCGAGTTCAACACCCAGCGTATCGAATGCCTGGAGCTGGATAACCTGATGGAAACGGCTTATGCCACCGCGGTGTCTGCAAACTTCCGTACTGAAAGCCGTGGTGCCCACAGTCGATTCGACTATCCTGATCGTGATGACGAAAATTGGTTGTGCCATTCGCTGTATCAACCGCAAACCGAAAGCATGACGCGCCGTGAGGTCAACATGCAGCCTAAACTGCGTCCGGCGTTCCCGCCGAAAGTGCGTACCTATTAA
- a CDS encoding YbfA family protein, with translation MMSYAVYPWYRIVLRRTAVVVVGTLALPIMLFWRGRSRFYSYLHRIWLKTSDKPVWLEQSEHAAGYFY, from the coding sequence ATGATGTCCTATGCTGTCTATCCTTGGTATCGCATCGTACTGCGCCGTACTGCCGTGGTGGTGGTGGGCACGCTGGCGTTGCCGATTATGCTGTTCTGGCGAGGCCGTTCCCGCTTTTATAGCTACCTGCATCGCATCTGGCTTAAGACCAGCGATAAACCGGTGTGGCTGGAACAATCGGAACATGCCGCCGGGTATTTTTACTGA
- a CDS encoding YbgA family protein, whose translation MTVELISVGISACLLGNPVRFDGGHKRLVFAVEQLAPYFHFEPVCPEMAIGLPVPRPALRLVKSDSGEIRLLASNGSGLDVTENMAAFSAARTAQLAHLCGYIVCAKSPSCGMERVKVYEAGQNNARKSGVGLFTRQLQQTLPWLPVEEDGRLQDPLLRENFITRVYALHEFNQLWEKGLSRSALMRFHSRYKLLLLAHSQPAYRELGPFVAAMDQWASLEAFAAEYRLRLMRLLSRPASRRNHTNVLMHVQGYFRRQLTAGQRQELAQLIERYRQGVQPLLAPLTLLRHYMTEYPDDWLSQQRYFDPYPEALRLRYGH comes from the coding sequence ATGACAGTCGAGCTGATTTCCGTTGGTATTAGTGCCTGTCTGCTGGGCAATCCGGTACGTTTTGATGGCGGACATAAACGGCTGGTTTTCGCTGTTGAGCAGTTGGCGCCTTATTTCCATTTTGAACCGGTCTGCCCGGAGATGGCGATTGGTTTACCGGTGCCGCGTCCGGCGTTGCGGTTAGTGAAGTCGGATTCGGGGGAGATCCGTTTGCTTGCCAGCAATGGTTCCGGGCTGGATGTAACGGAAAACATGGCGGCGTTCTCTGCGGCCAGAACGGCGCAACTGGCACATCTGTGCGGTTACATCGTCTGTGCCAAATCACCCAGTTGCGGTATGGAACGCGTCAAAGTGTATGAGGCCGGGCAGAATAACGCGCGTAAAAGCGGGGTAGGGTTGTTTACCCGGCAACTACAGCAAACCTTACCGTGGCTACCGGTGGAAGAGGATGGTCGCTTGCAGGATCCGCTATTGCGCGAGAACTTTATTACGCGTGTTTATGCACTTCATGAATTCAATCAGTTATGGGAAAAAGGATTGAGCCGTAGCGCACTGATGCGTTTCCATAGCCGCTACAAGTTGTTATTGCTGGCGCACTCACAGCCGGCGTACCGCGAACTGGGGCCGTTTGTTGCAGCGATGGACCAGTGGGCGTCGCTGGAGGCATTTGCGGCGGAATACCGCTTGCGTTTGATGCGGTTACTGTCGCGTCCTGCTTCTCGTCGCAATCACACCAATGTGCTGATGCATGTGCAAGGGTACTTCCGCCGTCAATTGACGGCCGGGCAACGACAAGAGCTGGCGCAATTGATCGAGCGCTACCGTCAGGGGGTGCAGCCACTGCTGGCGCCGCTGACGTTGCTGCGCCACTACATGACGGAATACCCGGATGACTGGTTATCGCAGCAGCGCTATTTCGATCCTTATCCAGAGGCGTTGCGGTTACGTTATGGCCACTAA
- the sdhC gene encoding succinate dehydrogenase cytochrome b556 subunit, with protein MGKPVKKQRPVNLDLQTIRFPVTAIASILHRVSGVITFVAVGILLWLLGLSLSSQEGFAQAAAIMSGFIVKFIVWGILTALAYHIVGGLRHLLMDFGYIEENFEAGSRSAKISFIITVVLSLLAGVLVW; from the coding sequence GTGGGCAAACCCGTGAAAAAACAAAGACCTGTCAATCTGGATCTGCAGACGATCCGGTTCCCCGTTACCGCGATAGCATCTATTCTTCACCGTGTCTCCGGCGTTATTACGTTTGTCGCTGTGGGTATTCTGTTGTGGCTGTTGGGCCTTTCACTCTCTTCGCAGGAAGGGTTTGCTCAGGCAGCGGCCATCATGAGCGGCTTCATCGTAAAATTCATTGTCTGGGGCATTCTGACCGCACTGGCCTATCATATTGTCGGTGGTCTGCGTCATCTGTTGATGGATTTCGGCTACATCGAAGAGAACTTCGAGGCGGGATCACGTTCTGCAAAAATCTCTTTCATCATTACTGTCGTGCTTTCACTTTTGGCTGGAGTCCTCGTATGGTAA